The stretch of DNA GCGCCTCGACCTCGGAGGCCATGCGCATGGTCGACCAGGGCGGGGTGCGCATCGACGGCGCCGTGGTCAGCGACAAGGGCCTGCAGGTGGCGGCCGGCACCTTCGTGATGCAGGTGGGCAAGCGCAAGTTCGCGCGCGTGACGCTGGCCGGTTCGCCGCAGCGATGATCGGACTGCTCCAACGCGTCAGCGAAGCCAGCGTGCGCGTCGACGGCGACATCGTCGGCGCGATCGGGCCCGGCCTGATGGTGCTGGTGTGCGCCGAGAAGGGCGACACCGAGCGCGAGGCCGAGGCCTTGCTGGCCAAGCTGCTGGGCTACCGGGTATTTTCCGACGCGGCCGGCAAGATGAACCGCAGCATCACGGACACGGCCGGGGGCCTGCTGCTGGTGCCGCAATTCACCCTGGCCGCCGATACCAAGTCGGGCACGCGTCCCTCGTTTTCGCCGGCCGCCGCGCCGGAGGACGGGCGGCGCCTGTTCGACCATGTCGTGCGCCAGGCCCGCGAACGTCATGGCATTGTCGAGACCGGCAGATTCGGCGCGGACATGAAAGTTTCACTCATCAACGATGGTCCCGTCACTTTCTGGCTGCAGGTTGATCCTGTCGCGGTAGGTGGTGCCCAGCGCTGAAACCCCTGCCGTCAACGGGGGTCAATAGCAAGAGGGCTGGGAGGGCATATGCGAATCTGGAGCGATTCATTCACCGAGGGCGGACCGATCCCGCCGCGATGCGCATTCGCGGTGGGCGATCCCGATAGCCACGTCAGGCTGTCCGACAACCGCAGTCCGCACCTGGCCTGGGACGACGTCCCCGCCGGCACCAAGTCCCTGGTCCTGATCTGCCACGACCCCGACGTGCCGTCCGTCGGCGACGACGTCAACCAGGAAGGCCGGACCGTGCCCGCCGCGCTGCCGCGGGTGGACTTCTTCCACTGGTCGCTGGTGGACATTCCGGTCTGCCTGAAATCGCTGGCCG from Massilia varians encodes:
- the dtd gene encoding D-aminoacyl-tRNA deacylase, which gives rise to MIGLLQRVSEASVRVDGDIVGAIGPGLMVLVCAEKGDTEREAEALLAKLLGYRVFSDAAGKMNRSITDTAGGLLLVPQFTLAADTKSGTRPSFSPAAAPEDGRRLFDHVVRQARERHGIVETGRFGADMKVSLINDGPVTFWLQVDPVAVGGAQR